CGGATGCGTCCGGCACGGGGCGGTTTCCCCGGCGTGTCAGGTCAATCCCGGCGCACGGGAACCCCGAAGGGTCTGACGGAAGAGATGGATGTATTCATGTGTAATTGTCTGTCTGCAATGTGACATCGTTCGACCGGTCGGCGCGGCGCCCGTTCTCTCCTCCCTACTCCCCCCTTTCCCCCTTCATTCCATCCCTCACTTCACACCATACGTCAGCCCCGCCGGCCTCTATTCGCCCACGATCTCCAGCGCAAGGTTCAGATAGGCCTGGGCCCCCCGGGAGTTGATATCCAAAAGGATGGCGGGTTTTTTCTCCATGGGCGCCTCCGCGAGCTTCACGGTTCTGGGCACCATCGTTTTGAAGACCTTGCTCCCCAGGGCGTTTTTTATATCCTCGGTGATTTTTCTGCCCAGTTTGGTGCGACTGTCCACCATCGTCAGCAGTACACCCTCAATGGAGAGTTCCGGGTTGCTCTCCTTCGCGACCTTTGTGGCGGTCTTTATCAAGCGGCCGATACTCTCTCGGGAAAAATACTCCGCCTGAACCGGTATAAGAATGGAGTCCGCCGCTATCATGCTCGAGATGGTAAGCGCTCCCAGAGATGGGGGACAATCGAGGATAATATATTCATAGTAGGATCGGACGTCGTCGAATATCTGCTTGAGCCTGAATTTATCCTTTTTGGCCACCCCCTGAATCACATCCTCCTCGTCGGACGTGCGAACATTCGACGGAATGACGTCAAGGAAGCGAATATCGGTATGTTTTACGGCATCGGAGAGGGACGCGTTCA
This portion of the Candidatus Zymogenaceae bacterium genome encodes:
- a CDS encoding ParA family protein gives rise to the protein MARIIAVVSQKGGVGKTTTSVNLAASLAALEKRVLVVGMDPQCGISLSFGLTKNDTLFGMYDVLFLNASLSDAVKHTDIRFLDVIPSNVRTSDEEDVIQGVAKKDKFRLKQIFDDVRSYYEYIILDCPPSLGALTISSMIAADSILIPVQAEYFSRESIGRLIKTATKVAKESNPELSIEGVLLTMVDSRTKLGRKITEDIKNALGSKVFKTMVPRTVKLAEAPMEKKPAILLDINSRGAQAYLNLALEIVGE